In the genome of Actinomadura graeca, one region contains:
- a CDS encoding bleomycin resistance protein, translating to MEEHAVPILPSRDLDETLGFYSRLGFEERGAWQEYGYLIVARGSVQLHFSLQPDVDPLATAGGCYLYVTDADALHRIWDEVGVPTDRATGSRLAAPVDTDWGMREFTLVDRSGNLLRVGSPLAPA from the coding sequence ATGGAGGAGCATGCGGTGCCGATCCTGCCCAGCCGGGATCTGGACGAGACGCTGGGGTTCTACTCGCGGCTCGGGTTCGAGGAGCGGGGTGCGTGGCAGGAGTACGGCTACCTGATCGTGGCCCGGGGGAGCGTGCAACTGCACTTCTCGCTCCAGCCCGACGTGGACCCGCTGGCCACCGCGGGCGGTTGCTACCTCTATGTGACCGATGCCGACGCCTTGCATCGCATATGGGACGAGGTGGGCGTGCCCACCGACCGTGCCACGGGCAGCCGGCTGGCGGCACCCGTGGACACGGACTGGGGGATGCGGGAGTTCACGTTGGTGGACCGCAGCGGGAACCTCCTGCGCGTCGGCAGCCCGCTCGCTCCCGCCTGA